One segment of Candidatus Micropelagos thuwalensis DNA contains the following:
- the gspK gene encoding type II secretion system minor pseudopilin GspK, which produces MVGRNKLFSVASVSRCQGRQTGAALIIVLGLVSVMSVTAVVAFDMFSMFVRKTTNSQILSQAREYALAGEMLGAKRAGTFIKANELFGINDAVNDAENRLKVDMPIDGGRIKGALKESTNCFNLATLVRKMPDGSFVANVTAMQQFSNLLQAMGVGKTEATSLTAALTDWQDSDTRPLPMGAESATYNQLDPPYRTSDSRLVSIKDLHLIRDFSVDLVEALTPLVCIDPLDTQTVLNLNTLQPHHSLLVKALLGDVITMQQASQLIAARPRGGYDHNRRFWQMKMFEDKAIPETVRGQFITTPRRFLLTVDVYLNSALTRLNSALHFNPDGSYIITSRYFGA; this is translated from the coding sequence ATGGTCGGTAGAAATAAACTTTTTTCTGTCGCTTCGGTATCTCGGTGCCAGGGTAGGCAAACGGGTGCAGCTCTGATTATTGTGTTGGGTTTGGTGTCTGTTATGAGTGTGACGGCGGTTGTGGCCTTTGATATGTTTAGTATGTTTGTTCGCAAAACCACTAACAGTCAGATATTGTCGCAAGCGCGTGAATATGCGCTGGCCGGAGAAATGCTCGGTGCTAAACGTGCCGGAACTTTCATCAAAGCTAATGAGTTATTTGGCATTAACGATGCTGTCAATGACGCTGAGAACCGTCTGAAAGTTGATATGCCGATTGATGGTGGACGCATTAAAGGTGCGTTAAAAGAAAGTACAAATTGCTTTAATCTCGCGACACTGGTTCGTAAAATGCCGGATGGATCATTTGTGGCTAATGTGACGGCCATGCAGCAATTTTCTAACCTGTTACAGGCCATGGGTGTTGGCAAAACAGAAGCGACATCTTTGACGGCTGCTCTAACGGACTGGCAAGATAGTGACACAAGGCCTCTGCCTATGGGGGCCGAGAGTGCCACCTATAATCAACTTGATCCACCTTACCGGACATCCGATAGTCGACTGGTGAGTATTAAGGACTTGCATTTAATCCGTGACTTCTCGGTTGATCTTGTCGAAGCGTTGACCCCATTGGTTTGCATTGACCCGCTGGATACGCAAACCGTGCTTAATCTTAATACCCTGCAACCGCATCACTCCTTACTGGTTAAGGCATTGCTCGGTGATGTGATTACCATGCAACAGGCATCGCAATTGATAGCTGCCCGCCCGCGGGGAGGCTATGACCATAATCGTCGGTTTTGGCAAATGAAGATGTTTGAGGATAAGGCAATCCCGGAGACAGTGCGCGGGCAATTTATCACCACGCCGAGACGTTTTCTTCTGACTGTCGATGTGTATTTGAACTCGGCGCTTACACGGTTGAACTCGGCGCTACACTTTAACCCCGATGGGTCATATATTATTACCTCTCGCTACTTTGGGGCATAG
- the gspD gene encoding type II secretion system secretin GspD: MKILFVLLFTLISFTANAQISGGLNYKDADLREFIEDVALATRKTFIIDPGVAGKVNLVSSKNVDAELLFEIFLSVLKVNGYAATSTVDGGYKIIPVNIAFKDSVEEDAKGDRIATKVFFLRYADPVKVLGVVQQYVNPKGLSFAREGLQAIVVSDYAHNLTRIQSIIAEIDVDNSVVKIVKLKNTSAREMADVARQIASENSNNQSSYQSVKAIPIIASNSLILKGQSQTVERYFPIIEKLDLENASNGSLKVVKLKYANSETLLPTLQALSDSIAAPDVGVNKFSAEKIIISNYVEANAIIIKASADAQKKIIDLIYSLDTPRAQVLVEAIIVEVSNNAAKSLGVQYVLAGGEDSKVPFTVSNYSNTSPNILAATGALVLDDSSDSSSSATVENLSGVLRSAAIDSMLGINGLAVGAAGTRSDGGIFGVILNALSGDVKSNILSTPSIMTLDNEPAKFIVGQEIPITTGEALGSSNANPFRTIDRKNVGVQLEVVPQINEGDEIRLKIRQEVSSVSGPIATTSTELITNKREMETTVRVGDGEIIVLGGLIQQDETISVDKIPLLGSIPVLGKAFSSEQKSKSNTNLMVFLRPTIVRTSEDARAVTELKYGYISDSQKKAKTKLSLDDMMQDVVGVTSEQE; the protein is encoded by the coding sequence ATGAAAATTTTATTCGTTTTGTTGTTTACACTTATATCGTTTACCGCAAACGCACAAATTTCAGGGGGGCTGAATTACAAGGACGCGGATTTGCGAGAATTCATCGAAGATGTCGCCCTCGCCACACGTAAAACATTCATTATCGACCCAGGTGTCGCCGGCAAGGTTAATCTTGTTTCTAGTAAAAATGTTGACGCCGAATTACTGTTTGAAATTTTTCTTTCAGTGCTGAAAGTCAATGGGTATGCGGCTACATCCACGGTTGATGGTGGTTATAAAATAATTCCTGTAAATATTGCTTTTAAAGATAGCGTTGAGGAGGACGCGAAGGGTGATCGTATTGCCACCAAAGTCTTTTTTCTTCGTTATGCCGATCCGGTAAAAGTTCTGGGGGTTGTGCAACAATATGTTAATCCTAAGGGATTAAGTTTTGCGCGTGAGGGATTGCAAGCCATTGTCGTATCGGATTATGCGCATAATCTTACACGCATTCAGTCAATAATCGCCGAAATTGATGTCGATAATTCGGTTGTTAAAATCGTTAAGTTGAAAAACACATCTGCCCGTGAAATGGCGGATGTAGCCCGTCAGATAGCCAGCGAGAATTCTAATAATCAATCAAGTTATCAATCAGTCAAAGCCATACCTATAATTGCAAGTAACTCTTTAATATTGAAGGGTCAATCACAGACAGTGGAGAGATATTTTCCTATCATAGAAAAGCTCGATCTTGAAAATGCATCAAACGGTTCGCTAAAAGTTGTGAAACTGAAATATGCAAATTCTGAAACCTTGTTGCCGACTTTACAGGCGCTTTCAGACAGCATTGCCGCACCTGATGTAGGGGTTAATAAATTTTCTGCAGAAAAAATTATAATCTCAAATTACGTAGAGGCTAATGCAATTATCATTAAGGCAAGTGCTGATGCCCAAAAGAAAATTATTGATTTAATTTACTCTCTCGATACACCGCGCGCGCAGGTGCTTGTCGAAGCAATCATTGTCGAAGTTTCCAATAATGCGGCCAAGTCACTTGGCGTGCAATATGTTCTCGCCGGGGGCGAAGACAGTAAAGTACCTTTTACAGTTTCTAATTACAGCAATACATCACCTAATATTCTCGCTGCGACTGGAGCGTTGGTGCTGGATGATTCGTCAGACAGTAGCAGCTCTGCTACGGTGGAAAATCTGTCGGGCGTTCTGCGTTCTGCCGCTATTGATAGCATGCTTGGCATTAACGGGCTGGCGGTTGGTGCCGCGGGGACGCGAAGTGATGGCGGCATTTTCGGGGTTATTCTGAATGCATTATCCGGAGACGTGAAAAGTAATATCCTCTCCACACCGTCGATTATGACTTTGGATAATGAGCCTGCTAAATTCATTGTTGGTCAGGAAATTCCCATCACGACGGGTGAGGCGCTTGGGTCTTCCAATGCTAATCCATTCCGTACGATAGACCGTAAAAATGTCGGGGTACAGTTGGAGGTTGTTCCTCAAATTAATGAAGGCGATGAAATCCGCCTTAAGATTAGGCAGGAGGTTTCCTCTGTCTCCGGTCCTATAGCAACGACCTCGACTGAGTTGATAACAAATAAACGAGAAATGGAAACCACCGTCAGGGTTGGCGATGGAGAAATAATTGTGCTTGGTGGTCTTATCCAGCAGGACGAGACCATATCAGTCGACAAAATACCTCTGCTCGGAAGTATTCCTGTACTTGGTAAAGCTTTCAGTTCAGAGCAAAAATCAAAATCTAACACTAACCTTATGGTTTTCCTGCGCCCAACAATCGTAAGAACATCAGAAGATGCTCGTGCAGTGACGGAACTTAAATATGGTTATATTTCGGACAGCCAGAAAAAAGCTAAAACAAAACTCTCCCTGGATGACATGATGCAAGATGTCGTGGGCGTCACCTCGGAACAGGAGTAA
- the gspE gene encoding type II secretion system ATPase GspE — protein MVRSSQIISNAEAERFSEILPYAFARDYGLALSSEKKGFCLNLSQTVDRGMIAEVFRAYRDVNIVKTLSDEDFESLLSTMYASRGIDAEVDSLSEANGDDLDSVLQGVERSADLLAGDDDAPVIRLLNSLFSEAVRAGASDIHLEPFEDKVAVRLRIDGLLTEIAALSAKLAPYLVSRVKVMARLDIAEKRLPQDGRLSLTLGGKSYDVRVSTLPIRYGERVVMRLLDKDQAFLSLSDLGMADKICKRFEGALSEPNGILLVTGPTGAGKTTTLYAALGLLNDQSRNIMTVEDPIEYALKGVSQTQVNNKVGMTFSSGLRSILRQDPDVVMVGEIRDAETAEIAVQASLTGHLVLSTVHTNSAAAAITRLVDMGVEPFLLASSVKAVLAQRLVRQLCGSCKQPYQASKDTAAKLGLKSRQLKLYRPTGCLDCQNTGYRGRVGIYELIMVNDDIRRMIQNGAGELDIEAQAIAEGLPVLADSGRELVLSGETTLEEVLRVSRLKGSE, from the coding sequence ATGGTAAGATCGTCACAGATTATCTCCAATGCAGAGGCAGAACGTTTTTCTGAGATATTACCTTATGCTTTCGCCAGGGATTATGGGTTGGCTCTATCATCTGAAAAAAAAGGTTTTTGCCTGAACCTGTCACAAACCGTTGACCGGGGAATGATTGCCGAAGTGTTTCGGGCTTATCGTGACGTCAATATAGTTAAGACACTTTCCGATGAAGATTTTGAAAGCCTACTTTCTACAATGTATGCGAGCCGCGGTATTGACGCCGAGGTTGATAGCTTGTCTGAGGCAAACGGGGACGACCTGGATAGTGTCTTGCAGGGTGTTGAGCGATCTGCTGACTTACTTGCTGGGGATGATGATGCGCCAGTTATCCGGCTTCTCAATAGCTTGTTTAGTGAAGCTGTGCGTGCCGGGGCGTCGGATATTCATCTTGAACCATTTGAGGACAAAGTTGCTGTCCGATTGCGCATAGACGGGCTTTTGACAGAAATCGCAGCATTATCAGCCAAATTGGCTCCCTATCTTGTTTCGCGTGTAAAAGTGATGGCACGGTTAGATATTGCGGAAAAACGGCTTCCGCAAGATGGTCGCCTGTCTTTGACTCTTGGCGGCAAAAGCTATGATGTGCGGGTTTCTACGTTACCAATCCGATATGGTGAGCGCGTGGTAATGCGTCTTCTCGATAAGGATCAGGCATTTTTGAGTCTTAGTGATCTCGGCATGGCGGATAAAATATGTAAACGTTTTGAGGGCGCTTTATCAGAACCAAACGGAATTTTGTTGGTAACCGGACCGACTGGGGCGGGTAAAACTACAACTCTCTATGCTGCCTTGGGACTTTTGAACGACCAATCGCGCAACATAATGACTGTTGAAGATCCTATTGAATATGCTTTGAAAGGGGTCAGCCAGACTCAGGTGAATAACAAAGTCGGCATGACATTTTCAAGTGGTTTGCGGTCTATTCTCCGTCAGGATCCGGATGTGGTGATGGTGGGAGAGATACGAGATGCCGAGACAGCCGAGATTGCCGTTCAAGCCAGTTTGACAGGGCATTTGGTTTTGTCCACCGTCCATACCAATAGTGCGGCGGCTGCCATTACACGGCTAGTCGATATGGGTGTTGAGCCGTTTTTACTTGCCTCATCTGTAAAAGCTGTGCTTGCACAGCGACTGGTGCGGCAATTGTGTGGATCATGTAAGCAACCTTATCAAGCTTCCAAAGACACTGCGGCAAAGCTTGGACTGAAAAGCCGTCAGCTTAAGTTATATCGACCGACTGGCTGTCTTGACTGCCAAAATACAGGTTATCGCGGCCGTGTCGGAATATATGAGCTCATTATGGTGAACGACGATATTCGTCGCATGATTCAGAATGGTGCCGGTGAATTGGATATCGAGGCACAGGCTATTGCCGAAGGTTTGCCTGTTCTTGCCGATAGCGGACGTGAGCTTGTATTGTCGGGTGAAACTACGCTTGAGGAAGTATTGCGGGTCTCTCGGCTCAAGGGGTCGGAGTAA
- a CDS encoding PulJ/GspJ family protein, with translation MSEKGFSLVETLLAMFLLSLVSMTALVMLNGYFRGSAAIGTASSRLSQMMSAREQLADDLLHAVIRPSGEAEMPVIFYGDIRDTCFLRLTRRAGSTAIYDPRGTDIESVRYCLENGRLIRQAYTRPDAVRDTPKRHYSLIDNLETVEIRFLVNNAWVREWRITTQNVYSQIDIGLLNPEGVNGISTDDLPSLVEVSWVVTDDGISRDYVHYFRTGQSPARSPGGA, from the coding sequence ATGTCGGAAAAAGGCTTCAGTCTTGTCGAGACGCTTTTGGCTATGTTTCTGTTATCTCTTGTGTCGATGACAGCTCTGGTCATGTTGAATGGTTATTTTCGTGGTTCGGCGGCGATTGGAACGGCAAGTTCACGCCTTTCACAAATGATGTCAGCGCGTGAACAACTTGCAGATGATTTGCTCCATGCTGTAATCCGCCCTTCTGGTGAGGCTGAGATGCCGGTTATATTTTATGGTGATATACGCGATACTTGTTTTTTACGTCTGACGCGTCGGGCGGGATCAACAGCGATTTATGATCCGCGCGGGACGGATATCGAGTCTGTTCGCTATTGTTTGGAAAATGGGAGGTTGATACGTCAAGCTTATACCCGCCCTGATGCAGTGCGCGATACCCCTAAGCGGCACTACAGTCTTATTGACAATTTAGAGACGGTGGAAATTAGATTTCTTGTAAATAATGCTTGGGTGCGCGAGTGGCGAATTACAACGCAAAATGTTTATAGCCAAATAGATATTGGACTACTTAACCCCGAAGGGGTCAACGGCATAAGCACGGATGATTTGCCTAGTCTTGTAGAAGTGAGTTGGGTGGTAACAGATGATGGCATCTCGCGGGACTATGTGCATTATTTCCGTACCGGTCAGAGTCCCGCAAGAAGTCCCGGGGGTGCATGA
- the gspG gene encoding type II secretion system major pseudopilin GspG yields MTIHCHSQPNLKIPRANGFSFIELMVAVVIMGLLTSVVVLNVLPSQNRAMVEKARSDVALLSQAIEMYRMETLRYPAMEDGLDVLTRAPAGDTFRQEGFVKSLPKDPWNNPYQYLVPGEFGPYDVFSFGADGRLGGTGLDADIGNWLDE; encoded by the coding sequence ATGACCATACATTGCCACTCTCAACCAAATTTGAAAATACCCAGGGCTAATGGATTTTCCTTTATCGAACTTATGGTTGCCGTTGTGATTATGGGGCTTTTGACATCCGTTGTGGTGTTGAATGTGCTGCCGAGCCAAAATCGCGCTATGGTCGAAAAAGCCCGCAGTGATGTGGCTCTGCTATCGCAGGCGATAGAAATGTATCGTATGGAGACCCTTCGATATCCAGCTATGGAAGATGGCTTGGATGTTCTGACTCGTGCCCCTGCTGGTGATACATTTCGCCAGGAAGGGTTTGTCAAATCCCTCCCCAAAGATCCTTGGAATAATCCCTATCAATATCTTGTTCCTGGAGAATTCGGACCTTATGATGTTTTCTCTTTTGGTGCTGACGGACGACTAGGTGGCACTGGATTGGACGCAGATATTGGCAACTGGCTGGACGAGTAA
- the gspI gene encoding type II secretion system minor pseudopilin GspI, which yields MAGTPTSAQGFSLLELLVAVSILALAAIPILVNQSQSVRMASHMQEKVLAHTVAENIIVLLSIKSGVSAGILMGEQRQGGAEFLWQADISRTTDGGPLMMSVSVSRPGSTTKLAHLTGFREAGR from the coding sequence ATGGCTGGCACTCCGACATCCGCGCAGGGCTTTTCTCTGCTCGAATTGCTGGTCGCCGTATCCATTCTGGCTCTTGCTGCTATCCCGATACTTGTCAATCAAAGCCAAAGCGTGCGTATGGCGTCACATATGCAGGAAAAAGTGTTGGCACATACAGTGGCTGAAAACATCATCGTATTGCTTTCGATTAAATCTGGCGTCAGTGCTGGTATTTTGATGGGCGAACAGCGGCAAGGTGGCGCGGAATTTTTATGGCAGGCTGATATTTCTCGAACAACAGATGGTGGCCCTCTCATGATGTCAGTATCGGTGTCCCGTCCTGGTAGTACGACAAAGCTGGCGCATCTGACGGGCTTTAGAGAGGCAGGACGATAA
- the gspF gene encoding type II secretion system inner membrane protein GspF — translation MPAYQYEALDAQGKKKKGVIAADSLRDARKRLQSKTLFPVSLTEGGRAESSDRLASTSLTARLSSLLSSLSSNSTRSAKISSRDLAMVTRQMATMVGAGLPVDETLQAIAAQSEKTLIRDVLTNIRSRVVEGEKLSEAMKVEATSFDDLYRAMIAAGEASGDLDGILARISEYCDKSEDVRTKVQAAMVYPAVLSVIATGVLVLLMTFVVPKIAVQFESFNAELPALTRFVIGLSDILTHLGPAFLLIIIAAGIGYTAAMRRKPLRLKVHGFWLQLPLIGRLLRVVASARFARTLGTLVEGGSPVPEAILAARETQSNQVVRDAVDGIYKDVREGSALANAFRKSGIFAPLLVYMVAMGEKSGSLPHMLTKTADYLEGEFDGVTRTLMNLLEPAIVVIMGLMVGVIVMSIMLPIMRLNSLVLS, via the coding sequence ATGCCTGCATATCAATATGAGGCGCTGGATGCGCAAGGGAAAAAGAAAAAAGGTGTGATCGCTGCTGATAGTTTGCGTGATGCAAGAAAACGCCTGCAATCGAAAACATTATTTCCGGTCAGTCTAACTGAGGGCGGGCGCGCAGAATCTTCTGATAGGTTGGCGTCAACGTCACTAACCGCACGTCTATCTTCACTTCTGTCTTCTCTGAGTTCAAATTCAACACGAAGCGCAAAAATATCGTCACGCGATCTTGCCATGGTAACGCGTCAAATGGCGACTATGGTTGGAGCAGGCTTGCCAGTGGATGAAACTTTGCAAGCTATTGCAGCGCAAAGTGAGAAAACGTTAATACGCGATGTATTGACCAATATCCGGAGTCGTGTTGTCGAAGGGGAAAAACTCTCTGAAGCGATGAAAGTGGAAGCAACATCTTTTGATGATTTATACCGGGCGATGATTGCCGCCGGAGAAGCGTCTGGTGATTTGGACGGCATTCTGGCGCGGATTTCTGAATATTGCGACAAATCTGAAGATGTAAGAACCAAGGTGCAAGCGGCCATGGTTTACCCAGCGGTTTTGAGTGTAATCGCTACCGGTGTTCTTGTACTTCTCATGACATTTGTAGTGCCTAAAATTGCCGTTCAATTTGAGTCCTTTAATGCTGAATTGCCCGCTTTGACTCGCTTTGTTATTGGCTTGTCAGACATCCTGACGCATCTTGGCCCTGCTTTTTTGCTGATTATCATTGCGGCTGGTATTGGTTATACTGCCGCCATGAGACGCAAGCCTTTACGCCTGAAGGTGCATGGCTTCTGGCTCCAACTCCCTTTGATCGGCAGATTATTGCGTGTCGTCGCGAGCGCACGGTTCGCCCGTACATTGGGGACGCTGGTTGAAGGCGGTAGTCCTGTGCCTGAGGCTATATTGGCTGCTCGTGAAACCCAGTCCAACCAAGTTGTCCGCGACGCTGTTGATGGTATTTATAAAGATGTCCGTGAAGGTAGCGCTCTCGCTAATGCATTCCGTAAAAGTGGGATTTTTGCGCCTTTACTGGTTTATATGGTGGCGATGGGCGAAAAAAGTGGCTCACTACCTCATATGCTAACAAAGACAGCCGACTATCTTGAAGGTGAGTTTGACGGGGTCACGCGCACCCTAATGAATCTTCTTGAACCAGCTATTGTTGTGATTATGGGCCTTATGGTTGGCGTGATTGTCATGTCTATTATGTTACCGATTATGCGTCTAAACAGTCTTGTTTTATCTTAG